Within Rhodopirellula halodulae, the genomic segment ATGAAACGTGGGTTCGTGTACGGCAAGAGTGACAAGACCGCTTCAGCTCCGGTGGAGAATCCTGTGCACCCAGGCGAGTTGCTGGCAACAATTTACCACAGCTTCGGAATTCATCCGGAAACGATCGTCTACAACCACCTGAACCAGCCTCGAGAGTTGGTGAAGGCTCAAGCTGTGACGGCGTTGATGTCGTAGTTTTGAGGGTGTGTGGCGGGGTGTTGTCGAGACACTGGGTGGTGTCGAGGGACAGTGTGGCACCGGGCGGCTCGCGCCGCTGCGCTAAGAGTTTTTTGCGCCGGCGGTCATTGCTGGCTCCATTCTTCGTCGTAGAACCGGACCAGGATTTGGTCGTTCAGACGATTTGCCGGAACATCCAGCGGTTGCTGATCTGCCGGCAGATCGAACAGACTCGCGAGCGTGGAATTGGTGAGATACCGTAGCTCGGTCAATTCTCCGGGCAGCGTGGGAGGCAACTGCCACGGTTTCGGCTCGTCATTCACGGCCGTTTTCTTCGCCAACGCGAATCCCCAAATTCCAAAGGTTGGCACCGGCGCGTGATAGGGCGTGACATCAAAACCCGCTTCCTGCATCGTTCGCAAAATGCACCAGTATGATTTGGGGGCCACCAGTGGTGAGGTGCACTGGATCGCCAATCCGCTGTCATCCGTCATCCGTTGCCGAAGCAAACGGAAGAACCTCGACGAGTACAGTTTTCCGATGGAGTAATTTCCTGGGTCAGGGAAATCGATGACCACCGCATCGTAAGTCTCATCGCCCTCCCCCACCCAGAGAAATGCATCGCGATGTACCACGGTGACTCGATCGTTTTGCAGGGCGTTGTGGTTCAGCTCGGCGAGCGGTTCGAACTGGTTCGCCAACCGAGTCATCGCGGGATCCAAATCGACTAGCGTGACCGATTCAACATGCTCATGCCGCAGGATTTCACGCACCGCCAATCCATCTCCCCCACCCAGCACCAACACTCGTTTGGCCGAATCGCAAATTGACATCACCGGGTGCACGAGCGCCTCGTGATAGCGGTATTCGTCGACGCTGTTGAATTGCAGGTGACCATTGAGGTAAAGCTGGAAGCCCTTGTCCGTTTGCGTTACTGCGATGCGTTGGAACGGCGAGGTGTCGGCGTACACAATGCGCCCGCCCAGCGTGTTTTCCTCAGCCAAGCTTGTCAGCGAATCGGCTTTGATGAAGCCGGCGATCAAGATTCCGATCACCAAGAACGCACGGCCTCGCAAACCGTCCAAGCCTTTGTTGGAGAGCAACGGGCGTAGCAAGTAAGTGCCCCACAACCCAACGAGTGCGTTCAGAATGCCAAAGACGATGGCGGTGCGGTTCAAGCCCAAACGCGGGACCAAAAAAATTGGAAACAGTAGTGATGCAAACAAGGCACCCAGGTAATCGAACGCCAAAACTCGCGAGACAAGTTCGTCAAAATCGAGGTGTTCTTTCAAGATCCGCATCAGCAGCGGCAGCTCGAGTCCAACCAGCGTCCCGATGACGATGACGCTGCCAAACAATAGCCATCGAAACCATTCGATGGCGGGAAATGCAAGGAACAAAAGCGGCGTCGAGAATCCACCGAGCAACGCCAATGCCAACTCGACTTCGATGAAGACGCGAGCCAGTTTGGTCGTCACGTATTGCGACAGCCAGGCACCAAACCCGAGTGCCGAGAGATAGACACCGATGATCAGCGAGAACTGAGTGACTGAATCGCCAAGCAAGTAGCTCGCCAGCGTCCCCGCCAACAACTCATAAATCAATCCGCACGTCGCGATGACGAGAACATTGAGATAGAGCCAATGCAGCGGGGCGCGATGGAGCACGTTGGGTCAATTGCCGAAGGAAGGCACGAATGCCGGCGGATCAGCCGCGAAGGTTTCGCAGCACAGTCGGCAGGATGCCACCATTTTGGTAGTACTGCAACTCCACCGGGGTGTCGATGCGGACGCGGCATTGGAATTCCGTTTTGCTACCGTCTTCCGCTGTCGCGATCACGGTCGTCATCGAACGTGGCTCCAGGTCGTTGGACAGGCCAGGAATGTCATACGATTCTTCGCCCGTCAGGCCGAGTGATTTCCAAGAACCGCCATCAGCAAACTCCAAAGGCAGCACACCCATGCCCACCAGATTGCTGCGGTGAATGCGTTCGAAGCTGGTGGCGATCACGGCTTTGACGCCCAACATCAAGGTGCCTTTGGCCGCCCAGTCTCGGCTGCTTCCGGTTCCATACTCAGCACCTGCTAACACGACCAGCGGAACGTTGTCGGCTTGATATTTCATTGACGCGTCATAGATGCTCATCGTCTCACCGGACGGCAAGTAACGCGTCACGCCGCCTTCGGTGCCCGGAGCGAGCTGGTTGCGAATACGAATGTTGGCAAACGTTCCTCGCACCATCACTCGGTCATTTCCACGGCGGGAACCAAACGAGTTGAATTCTCGAACGGGAACACCGTTCTCTTGCAAGTAGCGACCCGCGGGACCGTCGGTTGCGATGGCTCCCGCCGGGGAGATGTGGTCCGTGGTCACCGAATCACCCAGCAACGCCAGCACCTTCGCGCCCGAAATCGGCGTGATGTCCGGAACCGCTTCGCCGGTGACATTGTCCAGGAACGGAGGGTGGTGGATGTAGGTGCTGGAATCGTCCCAAGGATAAAGTGCACCGCCCGCGGCTTCGATCGCGTTCCACATGTCGTTGCCGGACACCGCCGCCTCGTATTCGCTGGTGAACATGTCGGGCTGGATGCTGGACGCAATCGTGTCGCGAATTTCGTCGGCGGATGGCCAGAGGTCTTTCAGATAAACATCGTCGCCGTTGGTGTCTTTTCCGAGCGGTTCCGTCACCAGGTCAATGTCTGTCGTTCCTGCCAAAGCGTAGGCAACGACCAACGGTGGGCTGGCGAGATAGTTGGCTTTGGTCAGGGGATTGACTCGGCCTTCGAAGTTGCGGTTGCCCGACAGAACGGCGGACGCGACCAAGTCACCTTCTTCGATCGCCGCGGCAACGGGCTCGGGAAGCGGGCCTGAGTTTCCGATGCAGGTTGTGCAACCGTAGCCGACGGTGTTGAAGCCGAGCTTATCCAGCGCGTCCGACAATCCGGCCTTGTTCAGATAGTCCGTGACGACGCGAGAGCCGGGGGCCAGCGACGTTTTGACATACGACGGAACCGCCAAGCCTTTCTCAACAGCCTTCTTGGCCAGCAAGCCCGCGCCGACCATCACCGATGGGTTCGATGTGTTGGTGCATGAGGTGATTGCGGCGATCACTACGGCACCGTGTGTGATGTCCGTGCTAGCGCCGTCGCTGGAGACGTGCCCGGTGTGCTTCAGGTCCTCGGGGGCGAGGCCAAACCCGGACGCTCCCACGGGTGCCGTCAGGGACTCGTTGAACGCTCGCTTCATTTCGGCGAGTGCCAAGCGGTCTTGCGGTCGTTTGGGACCAGCCAAACTTGGTTCAACGGTCGACAGGTCGAGCGACAGTGTTTTCGTGTAGTTCAGTTTCGGACCGTCGTCCAAGCGGAACAAACCCTGCTCTTTGCAGTAACGTTCGACCAGTTCCACACTGGCTTTGCTGCGTCCTGTTTGACGCAGGTAGTCGAGCGTCAGGTCATCGACGGGAAAGAAGCCCATCGTCGCACCGTATTCGGGAGCCATGTTTGCGATGGTCGCGCGGTCGGCAACGCTCATCGTGTTCATGCCGGTTCCGAAGAATTCCACGAACTTGCCAACGACGCCTTCTGCACGAAGGATTTCGACGACTCGCAAAACCATGTCGGTTGCGGTGGCCCCCGCTGGGAGTTCGCCGGTGAGTTCAAAACCGATCACCTCGGGCATCAGCATGTAGAGCGGTTGGCCCAACATGTTGGCTTCGGCTTCGATGCCACCGACGCCCCAACCCAGAACACCCAAACCGTTGATCATCGTGGTGTGCGAATCGGTGCCAACCAATGTGTCGGGCATCGCCACGGGGCCTTGTTCGTCCTCTCCCATGGCAACGACGCGAGCGAGGTATTCCAGGTTGACTTGGTGCACGATGCCGACGTTCGGGGGAACCACATCGAAGTTGTTGAATGCTTGTTGGCCCCAACGAAGGAACTCGTATCGCTCTTTGTTCCGCTCAAATTCGCGTTCCACGTTTTGAACGAGTGCACCGTCGCTGCCAAAGAAGTCGACTTGGACAGAGTGATCGATGACCAAGTTCACTGGAATCAGTGGATTGATCTTGTTGGGATCGCCTCCGATGCGTTGCATTGCCGAACGCATCGCCGCGAGGTCCACGACGGCGGGCACGCCGGTGAAGTCTTGCAGGACAACGCGATAAGGTTTGAAAGGGACCTCGTGCGACGCGACGTCAGAAGCCTGCCAACCGGCCAGGTTGTTCACGTCTTCTTCTTGAATCTGGAATCCGTCGCAGTTCCTGAGCACGGCCTCCAGCAACACGCGAATGGAAAACGGAAGACGATCGATTTGTCCCAAGCCCTGCTTTTGCAAAGCTTCCAAACGATACATCGCGGCGGTACCGGAACCCGTTTCAAACGTTTGGCGCGCACCGAAAGTGTTCGAAGTCACTGCAAGAATCCTTTTGTTGGTCGAAAAAAGCTTCTTGAGCGATAGTTTAGCAATGCTCGTACCAAAACCGTAGTGGGAAGCCGTGGCGGCGGCTCCGACGAACGGTAGTAATGGTTCGGTCGAGTGAAATTGGCTGCTCTTTGTTCTTGATAAAGCGGTTTTTAAGAACGCGGTTTTGAGAACGCAGTTGTCGAGAACGCAATGGCTATCAGACCATCCGCATGCGTTGCCATTTGCCTTGAGCAAAGCGCCCGGCCATCACCGCCGCTAGCGTGCAGATCCATCCAGTGATCACCCACCACCACCAATCCAATGCGTTCAGGGCCGCGGGGGCGGCACCGGGGTCTTGGAATCGACCGGTGGATGGTTGCCACCACACACCAATGATCACTGCACCGACAGACACGGTCAGTCCCGCCATCAACACGAACCAAGTGTCCCCGGCACCTCGCAATGCGCCGGCCAAAATCAATTGGGTGGCATCCAGGATCACATACAACGCGACAAAGCCCAGCAATGTTTCCGCGATGGCAAACGCGGCTTCGCTATCCACTCCCGTCGGCGACAAGGAATACAACGCGATCAAACCACCGGGAGTGAACACGTAGGCGATGGCCCAAACAAACGAGTAGCCCCAGCCGACCAGCAACGCCGCGACGACGCATCGAATTGCATTGCCGGGCCCGGACCGAATCAGGTGCTGGCCGACAAGAACCGATGCCGCGATGGACATGCCGACCAACGGTATGAAAGCGATCATGTTGAAGTTGATCGCCATGGTGGTGGCTTGTAGTGGGACGTCGCCCAGGCGTCCGATCTGCAACACGATGACGCTGAAGCCACCTGCTTCGGTGACGTACATCAATCCGGCGGGCAAGCCGAAGTAGATCAAACGTTTCATCATGCGGCGATTCAGCCGAATGCCTCGAAAGATCCCGTAGCGTTCCCGTTCAATGGGCTTCATCAGAAGAACGGCGTAGCAAACCGCTTTGAACCAGAACGAAAGCGTGCTTGCAATCGCCGCGCCCGCGATACCCAGTTCCAAAAAACGTTGGCCGGTCTCGGGAGAAGGCGATCCAAGGCCGAAAATCAACACGACATCGAGCACGAGATTCAGACAACCGGACGCCAGCGAAACGAGCATGATGGTTCGCGTGCGATGCGTGCCGCTGTAGAAACCCGACAGTGCCGTTTGCAAGACTTCCCCCGCGCCGCCCCACATCAAAATGCGGAAGTAGACCGCTTGCATGGGGATCAAGTGTTCCGGTTGGTCCGTCCAACGAAACAGGGATTCCGCGAATTCGCCGATGAGAATGAACAATGGGCTCGTCGCGAGTGCGAACCAAACGGATTGCCACAGGAGTTGCCCCACTCGTTTGGGCTGGGCCGCGCCGATGTACTGGCTGACGATGGCGCTGGTCATCGAAGCGATGCCAACGAAAACACAAACCGACACCCAAAACAAATTACCGGCCGCCATCGCGGCGCCCATTTGAGATGGTTCGTGCCACAGCAATAGCGTGCGGTCGACGAACAGGACCAGCGAAAACATGCCGGTGCTGACCATCAACGGAATCGCGACGCGAAGTACTTCCTTGAGAGCCGTGATCATGTGTGAAGGCGATTTGGTGGCAGATGGTCAAACGCGATTCGTCGGACCGAGCCTGCAATGATGGGGATGGAGCGAAGGTAATGAAAGGGACGTCGTCTGGTAACAGCGTGGGGTGTTGTGGTCCAGCCCGCGGATTTGGGAAATGGCGGTGCCAGCGATTGCTTGCGAGTCGTGCTGGCATGGGATCGCTGGTATGGCGTGGCTGGCTTGCCGGACGGAATCTCTCGATGCCGACTTGTCGCGTTGGTCCGCCATCTGGTTAAGCTAGTCGTATGCGACGCTTTCTTCTGACGTTTCTGGCAGCTTTCTTCATCCTGATGGGGACATGTTGGGCGACGAATCGGTTCGCGCCCCATTTAGTT encodes:
- a CDS encoding polyamine aminopropyltransferase, which produces MLHRAPLHWLYLNVLVIATCGLIYELLAGTLASYLLGDSVTQFSLIIGVYLSALGFGAWLSQYVTTKLARVFIEVELALALLGGFSTPLLFLAFPAIEWFRWLLFGSVIVIGTLVGLELPLLMRILKEHLDFDELVSRVLAFDYLGALFASLLFPIFLVPRLGLNRTAIVFGILNALVGLWGTYLLRPLLSNKGLDGLRGRAFLVIGILIAGFIKADSLTSLAEENTLGGRIVYADTSPFQRIAVTQTDKGFQLYLNGHLQFNSVDEYRYHEALVHPVMSICDSAKRVLVLGGGDGLAVREILRHEHVESVTLVDLDPAMTRLANQFEPLAELNHNALQNDRVTVVHRDAFLWVGEGDETYDAVVIDFPDPGNYSIGKLYSSRFFRLLRQRMTDDSGLAIQCTSPLVAPKSYWCILRTMQEAGFDVTPYHAPVPTFGIWGFALAKKTAVNDEPKPWQLPPTLPGELTELRYLTNSTLASLFDLPADQQPLDVPANRLNDQILVRFYDEEWSQQ
- the acnA gene encoding aconitate hydratase AcnA, with the translated sequence MTSNTFGARQTFETGSGTAAMYRLEALQKQGLGQIDRLPFSIRVLLEAVLRNCDGFQIQEEDVNNLAGWQASDVASHEVPFKPYRVVLQDFTGVPAVVDLAAMRSAMQRIGGDPNKINPLIPVNLVIDHSVQVDFFGSDGALVQNVEREFERNKERYEFLRWGQQAFNNFDVVPPNVGIVHQVNLEYLARVVAMGEDEQGPVAMPDTLVGTDSHTTMINGLGVLGWGVGGIEAEANMLGQPLYMLMPEVIGFELTGELPAGATATDMVLRVVEILRAEGVVGKFVEFFGTGMNTMSVADRATIANMAPEYGATMGFFPVDDLTLDYLRQTGRSKASVELVERYCKEQGLFRLDDGPKLNYTKTLSLDLSTVEPSLAGPKRPQDRLALAEMKRAFNESLTAPVGASGFGLAPEDLKHTGHVSSDGASTDITHGAVVIAAITSCTNTSNPSVMVGAGLLAKKAVEKGLAVPSYVKTSLAPGSRVVTDYLNKAGLSDALDKLGFNTVGYGCTTCIGNSGPLPEPVAAAIEEGDLVASAVLSGNRNFEGRVNPLTKANYLASPPLVVAYALAGTTDIDLVTEPLGKDTNGDDVYLKDLWPSADEIRDTIASSIQPDMFTSEYEAAVSGNDMWNAIEAAGGALYPWDDSSTYIHHPPFLDNVTGEAVPDITPISGAKVLALLGDSVTTDHISPAGAIATDGPAGRYLQENGVPVREFNSFGSRRGNDRVMVRGTFANIRIRNQLAPGTEGGVTRYLPSGETMSIYDASMKYQADNVPLVVLAGAEYGTGSSRDWAAKGTLMLGVKAVIATSFERIHRSNLVGMGVLPLEFADGGSWKSLGLTGEESYDIPGLSNDLEPRSMTTVIATAEDGSKTEFQCRVRIDTPVELQYYQNGGILPTVLRNLRG
- a CDS encoding MATE family efflux transporter, yielding MITALKEVLRVAIPLMVSTGMFSLVLFVDRTLLLWHEPSQMGAAMAAGNLFWVSVCVFVGIASMTSAIVSQYIGAAQPKRVGQLLWQSVWFALATSPLFILIGEFAESLFRWTDQPEHLIPMQAVYFRILMWGGAGEVLQTALSGFYSGTHRTRTIMLVSLASGCLNLVLDVVLIFGLGSPSPETGQRFLELGIAGAAIASTLSFWFKAVCYAVLLMKPIERERYGIFRGIRLNRRMMKRLIYFGLPAGLMYVTEAGGFSVIVLQIGRLGDVPLQATTMAINFNMIAFIPLVGMSIAASVLVGQHLIRSGPGNAIRCVVAALLVGWGYSFVWAIAYVFTPGGLIALYSLSPTGVDSEAAFAIAETLLGFVALYVILDATQLILAGALRGAGDTWFVLMAGLTVSVGAVIIGVWWQPSTGRFQDPGAAPAALNALDWWWWVITGWICTLAAVMAGRFAQGKWQRMRMV